The Gordonia sp. KTR9 genome contains a region encoding:
- a CDS encoding glycerol-3-phosphate 1-O-acyltransferase, with product MQVTDPVVVLTKARTSCEMRAVREWTSANYPDATISRSVELDFDAMAPETLLVPVRAVWLPAVRQGERRVTLGDVLVLSNPRRPLGAVQPLIRKRRPDSLRVVAGAPATIAELRARYTHHQAQGEPFAQFVLFQASMSAERAERQIVGDRYKVPRLVAEQISSSSRFRTAAAKLAAELGRPTDAVVAEATDKLSTFVATQSRLMDDVFSATFNRLHERAWNVTVDVENLNTLRTLNKSTGLIFLPSHRSYVDPLVLAKVLRTNDFPPNLVLGGNNLSFWPVGPVARRAGMIFIRRKFGADPVYKFAMRSYLAYIVEKRFNLEWYIEGGRSRTGKLRKPKLGLLTYVVDAVGQLDEADVTIVPTSIVYDQLQEIGAMAAEDAGGTKKPEGVGWLLRYAKAQRDYLGEARVRFGTPISLRTALDEAGEGRARLEKVAFRVMDEINSATPISATSLAGFALLGAHDRAYTLAEIEAILAPLLDYIRRRELPGPDPALCRGVGLTQTLRVLAGNGVVSCFDGGSEPVWSIVPDNHAVAAYYRNGALHHFVDRAIVEVAMLAVADGEVRADDIPPEETPIGYDETADGPIADEGLLAASQREALRIRDLLKFEFFFPPKTEFLHRLGLELDLLAPGWRAVTPTREWTYEVLHGHTGGLLARRTLQPFFDAQLVFAAKLVELGTTSRDRDDLITDCLGLGRQLSLQGVVRSKDSVSKDLYDGCYQLADNRNLIHGENVADLAAARQAWLDEVESMRGRLARIASIEDIQPAVWSEVTT from the coding sequence ATGCAGGTGACCGATCCCGTGGTGGTGCTGACCAAGGCCCGCACGTCGTGCGAGATGCGGGCAGTGCGTGAGTGGACATCGGCGAACTACCCGGACGCGACGATCTCCCGATCGGTGGAGCTCGACTTCGACGCGATGGCGCCGGAAACGCTCCTCGTCCCGGTCCGGGCGGTGTGGCTGCCGGCCGTCCGGCAGGGCGAGCGACGGGTCACCCTGGGCGACGTGCTGGTGCTGTCCAATCCGCGGCGCCCACTCGGCGCGGTTCAGCCGCTGATCCGCAAACGACGGCCGGACAGTCTTCGCGTCGTCGCCGGTGCACCCGCCACGATCGCGGAACTACGCGCCCGCTACACCCACCACCAGGCACAGGGTGAGCCGTTCGCCCAATTCGTCCTGTTCCAGGCGTCGATGTCGGCCGAGCGAGCCGAACGTCAGATCGTCGGCGACCGCTACAAGGTCCCCCGGCTGGTCGCCGAGCAGATCAGCAGCTCATCTCGATTCCGGACGGCTGCGGCCAAACTCGCAGCCGAACTGGGCCGGCCCACCGATGCGGTGGTCGCCGAGGCCACTGACAAACTCTCGACCTTCGTCGCCACCCAGAGTCGACTCATGGACGACGTGTTCTCGGCGACCTTCAACCGGTTGCACGAGCGGGCCTGGAACGTCACGGTCGACGTCGAGAACCTCAACACCCTGCGCACGCTCAACAAGTCCACCGGTCTGATCTTCCTGCCGTCCCACCGGTCCTACGTCGATCCGCTCGTCCTCGCCAAAGTGTTGCGCACCAACGATTTCCCACCCAATCTGGTGCTGGGCGGCAACAATCTGTCGTTCTGGCCGGTGGGTCCGGTCGCCCGCCGCGCCGGGATGATCTTCATCCGACGGAAGTTCGGCGCGGACCCGGTCTACAAGTTCGCCATGCGTTCCTACCTCGCCTACATCGTCGAGAAGCGCTTCAATCTGGAGTGGTACATCGAGGGGGGTCGCAGCCGGACCGGCAAGCTGCGGAAGCCCAAACTCGGCCTGCTCACCTATGTCGTCGACGCCGTGGGCCAGCTCGACGAGGCCGACGTCACGATCGTGCCGACGTCGATCGTGTACGACCAGCTCCAGGAGATCGGCGCGATGGCGGCCGAGGATGCCGGTGGCACGAAGAAACCCGAGGGGGTCGGGTGGCTGTTGCGGTACGCGAAGGCGCAACGCGACTACCTCGGTGAGGCGCGGGTGCGATTCGGCACGCCCATCTCGTTGCGAACCGCTCTCGACGAGGCCGGCGAAGGACGCGCGCGCCTCGAGAAGGTCGCGTTTCGGGTGATGGACGAGATCAATTCCGCCACACCGATATCGGCCACGTCGCTGGCCGGTTTCGCCCTCCTCGGCGCGCACGACCGGGCGTACACCCTCGCCGAGATCGAGGCGATCCTGGCTCCCCTGCTCGACTACATCCGCCGGCGCGAGCTGCCCGGACCGGACCCAGCCCTGTGTCGCGGGGTCGGCCTGACCCAGACCCTGCGTGTCCTCGCCGGCAACGGCGTCGTGAGCTGTTTCGACGGCGGGTCCGAGCCGGTGTGGTCCATCGTGCCGGACAACCATGCGGTCGCCGCCTACTACCGCAACGGCGCGCTGCACCATTTCGTCGACCGGGCGATCGTCGAGGTCGCCATGCTCGCCGTGGCCGACGGCGAGGTCCGGGCCGACGACATCCCGCCCGAGGAGACCCCGATCGGATACGACGAGACGGCCGACGGTCCGATCGCCGACGAGGGGCTGCTCGCCGCGTCGCAACGCGAGGCCCTTCGGATCCGGGACCTGCTGAAGTTCGAGTTCTTCTTCCCGCCCAAGACCGAGTTCCTACACCGCCTCGGCCTCGAGCTCGACCTACTCGCCCCCGGTTGGCGTGCGGTCACCCCGACCCGGGAATGGACCTATGAGGTACTGCACGGGCACACGGGCGGCCTCCTGGCCCGACGCACCCTGCAGCCGTTCTTCGACGCCCAGCTGGTCTTCGCGGCCAAGCTCGTGGAACTCGGCACGACGTCTCGCGACAGAGACGACCTGATCACCGACTGCCTGGGACTCGGTCGTCAGTTGTCGCTACAGGGTGTTGTGCGCAGCAAGGATTCGGTGTCGAAGGACCTCTACGACGGCTGCTATCAGCTCGCCGACAACCGCAACCTGATCCACGGCGAGAACGTTGCGGACCTCGCTGCCGCGCGGCAGGCCTGGCTCGACGAGGTCGAGTCGATGCGCGGGCGGCTGGCGCGGATCGCGTCGATCGAGGACATCCAACCCGCCGTCTGGTCGGAGGTCACGACGTGA
- a CDS encoding cold-shock protein, which produces MAQGTVKWFNGEKGFGFIAPDDQGADVFVHYSSITGSGFRNLEENQRVEFDVEQGAKGPQATNVSAL; this is translated from the coding sequence ATGGCACAGGGAACCGTCAAGTGGTTCAACGGCGAAAAGGGCTTCGGCTTCATCGCTCCCGACGATCAGGGCGCAGACGTCTTCGTCCACTACTCCTCCATCACCGGTAGCGGCTTCCGCAACCTCGAGGAGAACCAGCGCGTCGAATTCGACGTGGAGCAGGGTGCCAAGGGCCCCCAGGCTACCAACGTCAGCGCGCTCTGA
- a CDS encoding oxygenase MpaB family protein: protein MPLDENSLLWRYVGDRRFVMSICRAVSLQMLHPSIASATHRFSMVESRVFVHKRRTTPCIIRSAYEDDFDALRRIRYSHDHFHGRRPDGRRYHALNPATFLFEHATYVDALFTCVDVFFGGLEPDDRERLYAETREWYGRYGISARELPATLTDFDEYFADALATELDPDPGLGWYRAQLLRPDYWYFRALPSPAVRAIQHPAAAEHLGVTPSRSDRRSLALTASMLRAADTVAPAHNIWPGEVRTKVLAARRPS from the coding sequence GTGCCGCTCGACGAGAACTCACTCCTCTGGCGCTATGTCGGCGACCGCCGGTTCGTCATGTCGATCTGCCGAGCCGTCTCCCTGCAGATGCTGCACCCGTCGATCGCCTCGGCCACGCACCGGTTCTCGATGGTCGAGAGTCGTGTCTTCGTCCACAAACGACGGACGACTCCCTGCATCATCCGGTCGGCCTATGAGGACGACTTCGACGCTCTGCGCCGAATCCGCTACAGCCACGACCACTTTCACGGTCGACGACCCGACGGGCGGCGCTATCACGCACTCAATCCCGCGACCTTCCTCTTCGAGCACGCGACCTACGTCGACGCGCTCTTCACCTGTGTCGACGTGTTCTTCGGGGGGCTCGAGCCCGACGATCGCGAGCGGTTGTATGCCGAGACCCGCGAGTGGTACGGCCGATACGGCATCTCCGCCCGCGAGCTTCCGGCGACGCTGACCGACTTCGACGAGTATTTCGCCGACGCGCTGGCGACCGAACTCGATCCCGACCCGGGGCTCGGGTGGTACCGAGCGCAACTGCTGCGGCCCGACTACTGGTACTTCCGCGCACTCCCCTCCCCCGCCGTGCGCGCCATCCAGCACCCCGCGGCCGCCGAGCATCTCGGCGTGACGCCGTCGCGGTCCGACCGGCGCAGCCTGGCGCTCACCGCATCGATGCTGCGGGCCGCCGACACGGTCGCCCCCGCCCACAACATCTGGCCGGGTGAGGTGCGCACCAAGGTCCTCGCGGCGCGTCGGCCGTCCTGA